Part of the Acidobacteriota bacterium genome, GTGCACCAGTCCGGCGGCGATTCGCCGGGGCCGGTGCGAGAACGTCCGGTCGCGGAACTCCTCCAGCGTGCAGGTGACGCCGTCAGCCGCGGTGAGGAAGAACTCCAGGTAACGATCCAGCGTCGCAATGAATCGCTGGAGGCCGGCGCGATCGCGGACGTACGGCGTGTGGCCCGGTTCGAGCGACGGGCTGTGAAACGACAGCGTGAACGTCCGCAGCCCCTCGGCGAGCAGCGTGCGGGTCAGCCGGCACATCTCGGCCAGGCTGTGACCTTCGGGGCTCAGCATCACGCGGTCCGTGATGCGCGCACGGGACAGCGCGCCTGCGAGGTGGAGCCGGGCCGCCCGCGGATGCTCCGCCAGGGCTCGAAGCGCGCGCCGGGCGCTTCCGGCGATCCCGGTGAAGCCCGCCGTGCAGGGAAGCTCCAGCAGCGCCGCATCGCGCCCGAGGGCAAACGGCCTCGCGTCGAACGCGGTGAACGACGGCCCGCCCGACGCCTCGAACGTCATGTGCGGGCACACGCTCACGTCGATGCCGAACTGCAGCTTCTGCAGCACGCGCACGGTCGTCCGATCGAAACCGTAGCGGCCCGCCTTGTACACCCGCGGCGCGCGGCCGAAACTCTCCGTGATGCGTTCCTTGAGCCGCTGGAGCTTGGCCTCCTGCAGCACGCCGAGGTTGCAGCTGAAGCTGTTCGCCGCGCTCAGCCGCTCCAGGAAAGGGGGCGTGACCCACGGATGAAGGTGCGCGCCGATCGCGCATTCCCCCGACGCGAGCAGCGATCGGAGCATGCCGGTGGCATTCGCATCGGCGGCAACGGGAAAGTCGACAACGTAGGTGGGGACGACGCCGTACCGGCGGAACACGGCCTGCGCGACCGGCAGC contains:
- a CDS encoding polysaccharide deacetylase family protein produces the protein MKVTPEQLGARYLPADPAARPTLCVVVDTEEEFDWDAPFSRQNTRVRAIEQLPVAQAVFRRYGVVPTYVVDFPVAADANATGMLRSLLASGECAIGAHLHPWVTPPFLERLSAANSFSCNLGVLQEAKLQRLKERITESFGRAPRVYKAGRYGFDRTTVRVLQKLQFGIDVSVCPHMTFEASGGPSFTAFDARPFALGRDAALLELPCTAGFTGIAGSARRALRALAEHPRAARLHLAGALSRARITDRVMLSPEGHSLAEMCRLTRTLLAEGLRTFTLSFHSPSLEPGHTPYVRDRAGLQRFIATLDRYLEFFLTAADGVTCTLEEFRDRTFSHRPRRIAAGLVH